A region of Solanum dulcamara chromosome 7, daSolDulc1.2, whole genome shotgun sequence DNA encodes the following proteins:
- the LOC129893779 gene encoding polyubiquitin 3-like, giving the protein MEQSMKNMRINEEEEKEMTIYLKINKTVALRVKESDSIGNIKSLLHDKEGIPECLQQLVSKGVELADEQKLVDYGIIKNSLLDVSIDNSVSRIFLVKRPYAIGEITVCSRISDTIQDVKYRIGAREGVKSTEFSLTHDGKFLDDDKTFAFYKINGGSTLHMVFYPRDKLLISVVMPWEKIVKIEVKAALTVRDIKISLERRIGCSKNSMDLFLGKQKLEDSKTLYHCGINEESVLLVKRRTMQIFIKTSDGSTILNVHRHELIKNVKLMILKKLKIPVHLQKLIYDGKSLADSRDLASYNISKDSNIIFDIRGPAPTNIYTGSLSYFMSCQPISNISCYHQTSLHKIKGVVSRSTSVAHLKTLIKYDLKLNVKELYLRGKLLDDLCCLGKYGITKKTVLGILC; this is encoded by the exons ATGGAGCAAAGTATGAAAAACATGAGAattaatgaagaagaagaaaaggag ATGACTATATACttgaagatcaataaaacagtTGCTTTAAGAGTTAAGGAATCAGATAGTATCGGAAACATCAAATCTTTATTACATGATAAGGAGGGCATACCGGAATGTCTTCAGCAGCTAGTTTCAAAAGGAGTTGAGCTAGCAGACGAACAAAAGCTAGTCGATTATGGCATTATCAAAAACTCCCTCCTTGATGTTTCTATCGACAATTCAGTCTCGaggatatttttggtgaagaGACCCTATGCTATAGGTGAAATTacggtttgttcaaggatttcCGATACTATCCAGGATGTCAAATATAGGATTGGTGCCAGAGAAGGAGTAAAATCAACGGAGTTTTCTCTTACTCATGATGGAAAGTTTCTTGATGATGACAAAACTTTTGCTTTTTACAAAATCAATGGTGGATCAACGCTTCATATGGTTTTCTATCCTAGAGACAAGTTGCTTATTTCCGTGGTAATGCCATGGGAGAAAATTGTAAAGATAGAAGTCAAGGCTGCCTTAACTGTTCGCGACATTAAAATAAGTTTAGAGAGAAGAATTGGCTGCTCAAAAAATTCTATGGATCTGTTTTTGGGAAAACAGAAATTGGAAGATTCAAAGACATTATATCATTGTGGTATCAACGAAGAGTCCGTCTTACTGGTGAAGCGTAGAACAATGCAGATCTTTATCAAAACGAGTGATGGAAGTACTATACTAAATGTGCACAGGCACGAGTTGATCAAGAATGTGAAGCTCATGATTCTAAAGAAGCTAAAAATACCGGTTCACCTGCAAAAACTTATCTATGACGGAAAAAGTCTAGCTGATTCCCGTGATTTAGCTAGCTACAATATTAGCAAGGACTCGAATATCATTTTTGATATACGAGGTCCCGCTCCTACAAACATCTATACAGGATCATTATCTTATTTTATGAGTTGCCAACCGATATCCAACATTAGCTGTTACCACCAGACAAGTTTGCATAAGATTAAAGGTGTGGTTTCCAGATCTACATCCGTTGCTCATTTGAAGACGTTGATCAAGTACGACTTAAAACTAAATGTGAAGGAACTATATCTACGCGGCAAGCTTTTGGACGACTTATGTTGTCTCGGTAAGTATGGAATTACAAAGAAAACGGTGTTGGGAATCCTTTGCTGA
- the LOC129895596 gene encoding protein unc-13 homolog, which yields MPPQFYLPQTIKTQPAKKSDPNPHQSDDPIIVVDLVWPFGDLEGLDRDDFREAAYEIFFTACRSSPGFGGRTAAISSSDGSGDGNGSGSGSGLSGPGSPKPTGVGMAITSRVKAALGLKMLKKSPSRRTSGGGVNGPSSPAGVASPRTPSGSTVQQAKIRRPLTSAEIMRLQMRVSEQSDNRLRKTLMRTLVGQIGRRAETIILPLELLRHLKPSEFNDPQEYHLWQKRQLRILDIGLLLHPSIPVEKDNPSTSRLLEIIQACEVKTIDTSKNSETMKSLCNAVVSLAWRSDDGSPGDTCRWADGFPLNVHIYTALLGSIFDLKDDTLVLNEVDELLELMKKTWSTLGITRSIHNLCFTWVLFEQYVVTNQVEPDLLGATLTMLTEVANDAKKVDRDPIYLKILKSVLASMKRWCEKRLLNYHSTFHAENIVLMENIIPLMFSTSKILEEDVPGYVSSAAEKGDVRDDSTGNRVNHFICSSLRTAFNKMLEERNINIASFENDDVIETLIKLANATEELATKEKEVFTPVLKKWHPIAAGVAAVTLHTCYGTLLRQYLAGTTFLTSETALVLQRAGKLEKVLVQMVVEDSVDCEDGGKVMVREMIPYEVDSIKINLLRKWIQDSLKKGKDVLVRSKDSETWNPKSKSEPYAQSAIDLVKHSKEAVDNFFEIPTIITENLVHDISDGIENLFKDYVTFVSSCGAKQSYMPALPPLTRCGQDSKFVKLWKKAACSVGSNDPNQHLTDEDNNPRPSTSRGTQRLYVRLNTLHYLLQQLNSLDKTLSLSSRVIASPGSRYSKNRQLACCSFFDQTRLSIQAAIQLISEVAAYRLMFFDSNSVFYASLYVGDVENARIRPALRILKQNLTLLCAILTDRAQQLALKEVMRASFEAYLMVLLAGGARRNFSRMDHQMIEEDFESLKKVFCTCGEGLILEDVVEKEATIVEEIVSLMGQSTEQLVEDFSNVACEASGIGVVVGNGQKLPLPPTTGKWNRSDSNTILRVLCHRNDKIANHFLKKTYHLAKRRG from the exons ATGCCGCCTCAATTTTACCTTCCCCAAACAATAAAAACTCAGCCCGCTAAAAAATCTGACCCGAATCCTCACCAATCGGATGACCCGATCATCGTGGTCGATCTCGTATGGCCATTCGGAGATCTGGAAGGACTCGATCGAGACGATTTTCGAGAGGCAGCTTACGAGATTTTCTTCACGGCGTGTAGGTCATCGCCGGGGTTTGGTGGTAGAACGGCAGCAATTTCGTCATCGGATGGATCGGGAGATGGAAATGGATCCGGGTCGGGTTCGGGTTTGTCGGGTCCCGGATCACCGAAACCGACCGGGGTTGGGATGGCGATAACTAGTAGGGTGAAAGCGGCGTTGGGGTTGAAGATGTTGAAGAAGTCTCCGTCGCGGAGGACGTCTGGAGGCGGTGTTAATGGTCCGTCTTCGCCTGCTGGAGTTGCCAGTCCGAGAACACCCTCAGGCTCGACAGTGCAGCAGGCAAAGATAAGGAGGCCGTTGACGTCAGCTGAGATTATGAGGTTGCAGATGAGAGTGTCGGAGCAGAGTGATAATAGGCTAAGGAAAACACTTATGAGAACTCTTGTAGGCCAA ATTGGGAGGAGAGCAGAGACAATAATCTTACCATTGGAGCTATTACGCCACCTTAAACCATCCGAATTTAACGATCCTCAAGAGTACCATCTATGGCAAAAACGCCAGCTTCGTATCCTAGATATAGGCCTTCTCCTTCACCCTTCTATCCCAGTAGAAAAAGACAATCCATCCACATCGCGATTACTAGAGATCATTCAAGCTTGTGAGGTCAAAACAATCGACACTAGCAAGAATTCCGAGACCATGAAATCTCTATGCAATGCAGTAGTCTCCTTAGCTTGGAGAAGTGATGATGGATCCCCAGGTGATACATGTCGTTGGGCTGATGGATTCCCTCTCAACGTCCACATTTACACGGCTCTCTTAGGCTCGATCTTTGATCTTAAAGACGATACATTAGTCCTTAATGAGGTCGATGAGCTTCTTGAGTTGATGAAAAAGACATGGTCTACATTGGGTATTACTAGATCAATTCATAACTTGTGTTTTACGTGGGTGCTTTTCGAGCAATATGTTGTGACTAACCAAGTCGAGCCTGATCTTCTTGGTGCAACATTGACTATGTTAACCGAAGTTGCAAATGATGCTAAGAAAGTAGACAGGGATCCTATTTATCTGAAGATTTTAAAGAGTGTTTTAGCCTCGATGAAACGATGGTGTGAAAAGAGATTGTTGAATTATCATTCCACTTTTCACGCGGAAAATATTGTCCTGATGGAAAATATTATTCCTCTTATGTTCTCTACCTCGAAAATATTAGAGGAAGATGTTCCGGGATATGTATCTTCTGCTGCTGAGAAAGGGGATGTGAGAGATGATTCAACGGGGAATCGAGTGAATCACTTTATCTGTTCATCGTTAAGGACTGCATTCAATAAG ATGTTGGAAGAACGAAATATAAACATTGCAAGTTTTGAAAACGACGATGTGATTGAGACACTCATCAAGTTAGCTAATGCAACAGAAGAATTGGCAACTAAGGAGAAGGAAGTTTTCACTCCCGTCCTCAAGAAATGGCATCCGATTGCAGCCGGTGTTGCAGCAGTGACGTTACATACTTGTTATGGAACTTTGTTAAGGCAATACCTTGCAGGTACAACATTTCTCACGAGCGAGACAGCGTTAGTGTTGCAGAGGGCTGGGAAACTCGAAAAGGTTTTAGTCCAAATGGTGGTTGAGGACTCTGTAGATTGCGAGGACGGAGGCAAAGTGATGGTGAGGGAGATGATTCCTTATGAAGTTGATTCAATCAAAATTAATCTATTGAGGAAATGGATCCAAGATAGTTTGAAGAAAGGGAAGGATGTTCTTGTGAGATCAAAAGATTCAGAA acatggaatcccaaatcgAAAAGTGAGCCATATGCACAATCAGCAATTGATCTAGTGAAACATTCCAAGGAAGCAGTGGACAATTTCTTTGAAATACCTACAATCATCACTGAAAATTTGGTTCATGATATCTCTGATGGCATCGAGAACTTATTCAAAGATTATGTTACCTTTGTTTCATCATGTG GGGCGAAACAGAGTTACATGCCTGCACTTCCTCCTTTAACAAGATGTGGCCAAGACTCAAAATTTGTGAAACTGTGGAAGAAAGCTGCTTGTAGTGTCGGATCAAACGATCCAAACCAGCATTTGACAGACGAAGATAACAATCCACGTCCTTCAACAAGCCGAGGAACTCAACGCCTTTATGTAAGGCTTAACACCTTGCATTACCTCCTTCAACAGCTCAATTCCCTTGACAAAACACTATCACTCTCCTCAAGAGTCATCGCTTCACCAGGAAGCCGTTACAGCAAGAACAGACAGCTAGCATGCTGTTCCTTCTTCGATCAAACACGTTTATCCATCCAAGCAGCCATCCAACTCATATCAGAAGTAGCTGCTTATCGTCTAATGTTCTTTGATTCCAACTCCGTATTCTATGCAAGCCTATACGTAGGGGATGTAGAGAATGCACGCATACGTCCGGCTCTAAGGATACTCAAGCAAAACTTGACTCTTTTGTGTGCTATCCTCACTGACCGGGCTCAACAATTAGCGCTCAAAGAAGTCATGAGGGCTTCTTTTGAGGCATACCTTATGGTTTTACTAGCCGGTGGAGCGCGAAGAAACTTCTCTAGGATGGATCATCAAATGATTGAGGAAGATTTTGAAAGTTTGAAGAAGGTGTTTTGTACATGTGGTGAAGGTTTGATACTAGAAGATGTTGTGGAAAAAGAAGCTACAATAGTTGAGGAGATAGTATCTTTAATGGGACAATCAACAGAACAATTGGTGGAAGATTTTAGCAATGTGGCTTGTGAAGCTAGTGGAATTGGAGTTGTTGTAGGAAATGGACAGAAATTGCCTCTGCCACCAACAACAGGAAAATGGAATAGATCAGATTCTAACACAATCTTGAGGGTACTTTGTCATAGAAATGATAAAATTGCTAATCATTTCTTGAAGAAAACATACCACTTAGCAAAGAGGAGGGGTTGA
- the LOC129896784 gene encoding kinesin-like protein KIN-10A, producing the protein MAPTPKNQRTPTPFSKLNLTQVPISRTPQAKHRLNFTTAKPSPNPNSVAPVAAAAAEHPIEVIGRIRDYPDRKEKPLSSLQVNPDRETLRVKTDSGYRDFSFDGVSLSEEEDIDEFYKKFVQSRINGVKLGDKCTVMMYGPTGAGKSYNMFGSSKQPGIVYRSLRDILGDGIEENDEKISVGTFVQVTVLEIYNEELYDLLSTNNGGGFGFGWSKGIASKVRLEVIGKKAKNATFISGTEATKISKEIQKVEKRRTVKSTLCNERSSRSHCMMIIDVPTVGGRLMLVDMAGSENIEQAGQTGMEAKMQTAKINQGNSALKRVVESIANGDSHVPFRDSKLTMLLQDSFEDDKSKILMILCASPDPKELHKTISTLEYGAKAKCIVRGPHTPLKEKGAEDSSSAVILGSRIAAMDKFIYKLQRENKLKEIECNEAKRKLMKKEEEIATLRSKLELVQGGVETTEEDIIVKVNERTQMLKHEFESKIQICQKKANEFVETERRKMEERMFQQQQEFEMLRRHLEEIEAELRRSRVGSRSTEVEENSFGKRLLEIYSEDTGMVKSMDLDRSIDMDCGKKDVTVYKAESNTLQAMLGYPSISNPREIEDDPSILLQHFTNKSFLSTVFEEEEEGNDSEGDKENPPVEEVQKEVIEEKTICSGMLNHDLLHVSTVEDRSDELSSDTAPSSRKELIQNIFKLCGNSRELSLQCITTTPSVPAGKRVKDTALKSPPVKEIGEDSPIRKIHNFCTEKLNDSKENFNPTFESIGVDLEVHVKWEAASKENPGIITTLKVVKGSTLADLRKLVEIHLGADNQELNFLEMSGAPVPKEEESATPVSKLPWFNFNNQSHGYLACLHPVKGNKRSNYEPFSPLENKLPLTLNSLGIEGH; encoded by the exons ATGGCACCGACACCGAAAAACCAGAGAACCCCAACTCCATTTTCAAAACTAAATCTTACCCAGGTACCCATTTCAAGAACACCACAAGCAAAGCATAGATTGAATTTCACCACAGCAAAACCGTCCCCGAACCCGAATTCTGTAGCCCCtgtagcagcagcagcagcagagCATCCCATTGAAGTTATAGGCAGAATTCGCGATTACCCAGATAGGAAAGAGAAGCCCTTATCATCGTTACAGGTGAATCCTGACCGTGAGACGTTAAGAGTGAAAACTGATTCAGGATATAGAGATTTTAGCTTTGATGGTGTGTCATTGTCTGAAGAGGAAGATATTGATGAATTTTACAAGAAATTCGTGCAGTCGAGGATTAATGGAGTGAAATTGGGAGATAAATGTACTGTTATGATGTATGGACCGACAGGGGCTGGAAAAAGTTATAACATGTTTGGGAGTTCTAAGCAGCCTGGGATTGTGTATAGGTCCTTAAGGGATATATTAGGTGAtggaattgaagaaaatgatgAGAAAATAAGTGTTGGAACATTTGTGCAAGTTACTGTTTTAGAGATATATAATGAGGAATTATATGATCTGTTATCAACAAATAATGGTGGAGGATTTGGTTTTGGATGGTCTAAAGGGATTGCTTCTAAG GTGAGACTCGAAGTTATCGGTAAAAAGGCAAAAAATGCAACTTTTATTTCCGGTACTGAGGCTACAAAGATATCAAAGGAGATCCAGAAAGTGGAAAAGAGAAGAACAGTGAAAAGCACTTTATGCAATGAACGGAGCTCTCGGAGCCACTGCATG ATGATTATTGATGTTCCAACAGTAGGAGGGAGGCTAATGCTTGTCGACATGGCAGGTTCTGAGAATATAGAACAAGCTGGTCAAACTGGTATGGAAGCAAAAATGCAG ACTGCAAAGATCAATCAGGGAAACAGTGCACTGAAAAGGGTGGTTGAGTCCATTGCTAACGGTGATTCCCACGTGCCTTTCCGAGACAGCAAGTTAACTATGCTCTTACAG GATTCTTTTGAGGATGACAAGTCCAAAATTCTCATGATACTGTGTGCCAGCCCGGATCCAAAAGAGCTCCACAAAACCATCTCTACTCTGGAGTACGGTGCCAAAGCAAAATGCATTGTCCGTGGCCCTCATACGCCGTTGAAGGAGAAAGGTGCAGAAGATTCTTCATCAGCGGTTATTTTGGGGTCGAGAATTGCAGCTATGGATAAGTTTATCTACAAGCTTCAGAGGGAGAACAAGCTCAAAGAGATAGAGTGTAATGAAGCTAAGAGAAAGCTtatgaagaaagaagaagaaattgctACGTTAAGGTCTAAACTTGAATTAGTACAAGGAGGGGTGGAGACAACCGAGGAGGATATCATTGTTAAAGTAAACGAGCGAACTCAGATGTTgaaacatgaatttgaaagtaAGATACAAATCTGTCAGAAAAAGGCAAATGAATTCGTAGAGACGGAAAGGAGGAAGATGGAAGAAAGAATGTTCCAACAGCAACAAGAGTTTGAAATGCTTAGAAGGCACTTGGAGGAGATTGAGGCCGAGCTTCGGCGTTCAAGGGTTGGCAGCAGATCAACAGAAGTGGAGGAGAACAGCTTTGGGAAAAGGCTACTGGAGATTTACTCTGAAGACACGGGAATGGTGAAATCTATGGATTTGGACAGATCTATTGATATGGACTGTGGAAAGAAGGATGTGACCGTCTATAAAGCAGAAAGTAACACACTTCAGGCAATGTTGGGCTATCCTAGCATAAGCAATCCAAGAGAAATTGAAGATGATCCTTCTATCTTATTGCAACATTTCACCAACAAATCGTTCTTGAGCACCGTGTtcgaggaggaagaagaaggtaACGACAGTGAAGGGGATAAAGAGAATCCCCCTGTCGAAGAGGTGCAAAAAGAGGTTATTGAGGAAAAGACAATATGTTCCGGCATGCTCAATCATGATTTATTGCATGTAAGTACAGTTGAAGATCGTTCTGATGAACTTTCTAGTGACACGGCCCCTTCCTCCAGAAAAGAgctaattcaaaatatattcaaaCTTTGTGGAAATTCTAGAGAACTCTCTCTGCAGTGTATAACAACAACCCCCTCAGTGCCTGCAGGAAAGAGGGTTAAAGACACTGCATTGAAATCACCTCCAGTTAAAGAAATTGGAGAGGATTCACCTATaagaaaaattcataatttcTGTACTGAGAAGCTAAATGATTCAAAGGAGAACTTCAACCCAACATTTGAAAGCATTGGCGTTGATCTGGAAGTGCACGTGAAATGGGAAGCTGCATCAAAGGAAAATCCCGGGATTATCACTACACTAAAGGTTGTTAAAGGTTCAACTTTAGCTGATTTGCGCAAGCTGGTCGAGATACACCTTGGTGCTGacaatcaagaactcaatttcCTG GAAATGTCTGGTGCTCCAGTGCCTAAAGAAGAGGAGTCAGCCACACCAGTGAGTAAGCTGCCGTGGTTCAACTTCAACAACCAGTCACATGGCTACCTAGCTTGCTTGCATCCAGTGAAGGGAAACAAGCGATCTAATTATGAACCATTTTCCCCATTGGAAAATAAGCTCCCGTTAACTTTAAACTCACTTGGCATAGAGGGTCACTGA